In Lytechinus variegatus isolate NC3 chromosome 12, Lvar_3.0, whole genome shotgun sequence, a single window of DNA contains:
- the LOC121425141 gene encoding protease-associated domain-containing protein 1-like yields the protein MKLFKVEWNLICVTVWCLNLAGKILGHRVNENLVFRVLKPSHINYDFTIRPAKNFGGTFNFVYNGIQLVAADPIEACGEIQNADEVRGAVALVKRGECSFLSKSIVADRAGALMVIIFDYDEKNDNRFIDMIDDDTRRPTSIPTAFMQGRDGYWLEQYLTVEKEIIEIAIPVNTTGIPYSHLHRPPWTLW from the exons ATGAAGCTATTTAAAGTGGAATGGAATCTTATTTGTGTGACAGTTTGGTGTTTAAACCTTGCAGGAAAAATTTTAG GCCACAGAGTAAATGAAAATCTGGTATTTAGGGTGCTGAAACCAAGCCACATTAACTATGACTTCACCATCAGACCTGCCAAGAACTTTGGAGGAACCTTT AATTTTGTTTACAATGGAATTCAACTTGTGGCTGCTGATCCAATAGAGGCATGCGGAGAGATTCAAAATGCAGATGAAGTCAGAGGAGCCGTTGCTCTAGTAAAACGAGG GGAGTGTTCATTTTTATCCAAAAGCATTGTCGCTGACCGGGCTGGTGCATTGATGGTGATTATCTTTGATTATGACGAGAAAAATGACAACAGATTCATTGATATGATTGACGATGATACCAGACGGCCTACTTCTATTCCAACAGCGTTCATGCAGGGAAGAGATGG ATATTGGCTTGAGCAATACCTCACAGTAGAAAAGGAAATCATAGAGATAGCCATTCCAGTCAACACAACTGGCATTCCATACTCTCATCTTCACAGGCCACCGTGGACACTCTGGTAG